One genomic window of Comamonas serinivorans includes the following:
- a CDS encoding 3-oxoacid CoA-transferase subunit A, whose protein sequence is MIDKIAASVADALAGVQDGSTVLIGGFGTAGIPNELIDGLIEQGAKDLTLVCNNAGNGDEGVAALLKSGRVRKVICSFPRQADSYVFDELYRAGKVELELVPQGNLAERCRAAGAGIGGFFTPTGFGTELAKNPDGSLKETREINGKQYVFELPIYGDVALVKAETGDRWGNLMYRKAARNFGPVMAMAAKFTVASVHEVVELGTLDPETVVTPGIFVSKVVKVTRTETKAGGIKA, encoded by the coding sequence ATGATTGACAAGATCGCGGCCTCGGTGGCCGACGCGCTGGCTGGCGTGCAAGACGGTTCGACCGTGCTGATCGGCGGCTTCGGCACCGCTGGCATCCCGAACGAGCTCATCGACGGCCTCATTGAGCAGGGCGCCAAGGACCTGACCCTGGTCTGCAACAACGCCGGCAATGGCGACGAGGGCGTGGCGGCACTGCTCAAGTCGGGCCGGGTGCGCAAGGTGATCTGCAGCTTCCCGCGCCAGGCCGACAGCTACGTGTTCGACGAGCTGTACCGCGCCGGCAAGGTGGAGCTGGAGCTGGTGCCGCAAGGCAACCTGGCCGAGCGCTGCCGCGCCGCCGGCGCCGGCATCGGCGGCTTCTTCACGCCCACGGGTTTTGGCACCGAGCTGGCCAAGAACCCCGATGGCAGCCTGAAGGAAACGCGCGAGATCAACGGCAAGCAGTACGTGTTCGAGTTGCCCATCTACGGCGATGTGGCGCTGGTCAAGGCCGAAACCGGCGACCGCTGGGGCAACCTGATGTACCGCAAGGCGGCGCGCAACTTCGGCCCCGTGATGGCCATGGCGGCCAAGTTCACCGTGGCCTCGGTGCACGAGGTCGTCGAGCTGGGTACGCTGGACCCCGAAACCGTGGTCACGCCCGGCATCTTCGTCAGCAAGGTGGTCAAGGTCACGCGCACCGAGACCAAGGCCGGCGGCATCAAGGCTTGA
- a CDS encoding 3-oxoacid CoA-transferase subunit B: MSYQKRSKDQLAALVAQDIPDGAYVNLGIGQPTLVANHIPAGREVVLQSENGILGMGPAPAKGEEDYDLINAGKQPVTLLAGGSFFHHADSFGMMRGGHLDVCVLGAFQVATNGDLANWSTGEPGAIPAVGGAMDLAVGAKQTWVMMDLLTKQGVSKIVDRCSYPLTGIGCVKRVYTDLATFAVTDQGMQVLSMVDGLSLAELQQLVGQPLHAA; this comes from the coding sequence ATGAGCTATCAAAAACGCAGCAAAGATCAACTCGCCGCCCTGGTTGCCCAAGACATCCCGGACGGCGCCTACGTCAACCTGGGCATTGGCCAGCCCACGCTGGTGGCCAACCACATCCCGGCCGGCCGCGAGGTCGTGCTGCAGTCCGAGAACGGCATCCTGGGCATGGGCCCGGCGCCGGCCAAGGGCGAGGAAGACTACGACCTCATCAACGCCGGCAAGCAGCCCGTCACGCTGCTGGCGGGCGGCAGCTTTTTCCACCATGCCGACAGCTTCGGCATGATGCGCGGCGGCCACCTGGACGTCTGCGTGCTGGGCGCGTTTCAGGTCGCCACCAACGGCGACCTGGCCAACTGGAGCACGGGTGAGCCCGGCGCCATCCCGGCCGTGGGCGGTGCCATGGACCTCGCCGTGGGCGCTAAGCAGACCTGGGTGATGATGGACCTGCTGACCAAGCAGGGCGTGTCCAAGATCGTGGACCGCTGCAGCTACCCGCTGACCGGCATCGGCTGCGTCAAGCGCGTCTACACCGACCTGGCGACCTTCGCCGTCACCGACCAGGGCATGCAGGTGCTCAGCATGGTCGATGGCCTGAGCCTGGCCGAGCTGCAGCAGCTCGTCGGCCAGCCGCTGCACGCGGCCTGA
- the pcaF gene encoding 3-oxoadipyl-CoA thiolase, with the protein MTQAFICDAIRTPFGRYGGALSSVRTDDLAAIVIQALMARNAKVDWASVNDVIFGCANQAGEDNRNVARMAGLLAGLPVEVPGATINRLCGSSLDAIGTAARAIKSGETNLMIAGGVESMSRAPFVMPKAESAFSRNNAVYDTTIGWRFVNKLMKAQFGVDSMPETAENVATDYKIEREAQDKMALNSQLRAVAAQKAGHLAREITPVTIPQKKGDPKVVDTDEHPRETSLEALAKLKGVVRPDGTVTAGNASGVNDGSCAVLMADEATAAKNGLTPRARIVGMATAGVAPRIMGIGPAPATEKVLAQTGIQLDQLDVIELNEAFAAQGLAVLRSLGLQDEDPRVNAWGGAIALGHPLGASGARLVTTAINRLEHTGGKYALCTMCIGVGQGIALVIERV; encoded by the coding sequence ATGACCCAAGCTTTCATCTGCGACGCCATTCGCACCCCCTTCGGCCGCTACGGCGGCGCCCTGTCCTCGGTGCGCACCGACGACCTGGCCGCCATCGTCATCCAGGCCCTGATGGCGCGCAACGCCAAGGTGGACTGGGCCAGCGTGAACGACGTGATCTTTGGCTGCGCCAACCAGGCCGGCGAAGACAACCGCAACGTGGCCCGCATGGCCGGCCTGCTGGCGGGCCTGCCCGTGGAGGTGCCCGGCGCCACCATCAACCGCCTGTGCGGCTCCAGCCTGGACGCCATCGGCACGGCCGCGCGCGCCATCAAGTCCGGTGAAACCAACCTGATGATCGCCGGCGGCGTCGAATCCATGAGCCGCGCCCCCTTCGTCATGCCCAAGGCCGAGTCGGCCTTCAGCCGCAACAACGCCGTGTACGACACGACCATCGGCTGGCGCTTCGTCAACAAGCTGATGAAGGCGCAGTTCGGCGTCGATTCCATGCCCGAGACGGCCGAGAACGTGGCCACCGATTACAAGATCGAGCGTGAAGCGCAGGACAAGATGGCGCTGAACAGCCAGTTGCGTGCCGTGGCCGCGCAAAAGGCGGGTCACCTGGCGCGCGAGATCACGCCCGTCACCATCCCGCAAAAGAAGGGCGACCCCAAGGTCGTGGACACCGACGAGCACCCGCGCGAAACCAGCCTGGAAGCGCTGGCCAAGCTCAAGGGCGTGGTGCGCCCCGATGGCACGGTGACGGCCGGCAACGCCAGCGGCGTGAACGATGGCTCGTGCGCCGTGCTGATGGCCGATGAAGCCACGGCCGCCAAGAACGGCCTGACGCCGCGTGCCCGCATCGTGGGCATGGCCACGGCCGGCGTGGCACCGCGCATCATGGGCATCGGCCCGGCGCCGGCGACCGAGAAGGTGCTGGCCCAGACCGGCATCCAGCTCGACCAGCTCGACGTCATCGAGCTGAACGAAGCCTTTGCCGCGCAAGGCCTGGCCGTGCTGCGCAGCCTGGGCCTGCAGGACGAAGACCCGCGCGTCAACGCCTGGGGCGGTGCGATTGCCCTGGGCCACCCCCTGGGCGCCTCGGGTGCCCGCCTGGTGACCACGGCCATCAACCGCCTGGAGCACACCGGTGGCAAGTACGCGCTGTGCACCATGTGCATCGGCGTGGGCCAGGGCATCGCCCTGGTGATCGAACGCGTCTGA
- the pcaD gene encoding 3-oxoadipate enol-lactonase, with translation MPSNVQTLEVETGAFRVADEGPREAPVLVLSNSLGTTLEMWDAQAEVLSQRLRVIRYDTRGHGGSVVSSGPYSVSELARDVLQILDALGVERAAFCGISMGGITGLALALAAPERLTHVVVANSAAKIGDAAMWRERADLVRREGAKAMSQLAETAPGRWFTPAFTAAHPEVVQRTQAWIANTAPEGYAACCDALGEADLREPIAAIRTPTLLIAGEVDPTTTVADAQFMQAAIDGAQLRVLPTAHLSNVEAAEAFTQALADFVQPGAAG, from the coding sequence ATGCCGTCGAATGTGCAAACCCTGGAAGTCGAAACCGGCGCGTTTCGGGTGGCTGATGAGGGCCCCCGGGAGGCGCCCGTGCTGGTGCTGTCCAACTCGCTGGGCACGACGCTGGAGATGTGGGACGCGCAGGCCGAGGTGCTCAGCCAGCGGCTGCGCGTGATCCGCTACGACACCCGCGGCCACGGGGGCAGTGTGGTCAGCTCCGGCCCCTACAGCGTGTCCGAGCTGGCGCGCGACGTGCTGCAGATCCTCGATGCCCTGGGCGTCGAGCGGGCGGCCTTCTGCGGCATCTCCATGGGCGGCATCACCGGCCTGGCACTGGCTTTGGCGGCGCCCGAACGCCTGACGCACGTGGTGGTGGCCAACAGCGCCGCCAAGATCGGCGATGCGGCCATGTGGCGTGAACGCGCGGACCTGGTGCGCCGCGAGGGCGCCAAGGCCATGTCGCAACTGGCCGAGACGGCGCCGGGCCGCTGGTTCACGCCGGCCTTCACGGCCGCCCACCCCGAGGTTGTGCAGCGCACCCAGGCCTGGATCGCCAACACCGCGCCCGAAGGCTATGCCGCCTGCTGCGATGCGCTGGGCGAGGCCGACCTGCGCGAGCCCATCGCCGCCATCCGCACGCCCACGCTGCTGATCGCCGGCGAGGTCGACCCGACCACCACGGTGGCCGATGCGCAGTTCATGCAGGCGGCGATCGACGGCGCGCAGCTGCGCGTGTTGCCCACGGCGCACCTGTCGAACGTGGAGGCCGCCGAGGCCTTCACGCAGGCGCTGGCCGACTTCGTGCAGCCGGGCGCGGCGGGCTGA
- a CDS encoding cyclase family protein, with protein MSNPRWTQRPEGSTWGDFGPDDQLGRLNLLTDAKRLQGVAEVQTGKAFCLSLPLDYPGGNGLNPNRHPPVLRPTTRSGGVNYNFLFRRLIEGATDVLSDDLAILHLQYSTQWDSFAHAGGLFDVNGDGVAEAVYYNGFAAGEAVVGPSSAADVGVPATNPQATAEAMRGVSTCGARQLGIEHMAATSVQGRGVLINLRKHFGDGRTLIGYEQLMQAMQADGVVVEPGDMVCLYTGFSDVVLGMNRQPDSEALHNACAVLDGRDERLLQWITDSQLAVLIADNYAVEAYPARQAAVACCAQLPLHEHCLFKLGVHLGELWYLRELADWLAANGRHRFLLTAPPLRLPGAVGSPATPVATV; from the coding sequence ATGAGCAACCCGCGCTGGACGCAGCGACCCGAGGGGTCGACCTGGGGCGATTTCGGGCCGGACGACCAACTGGGCCGCCTGAACCTGCTGACCGATGCCAAGCGCCTGCAGGGCGTGGCCGAGGTCCAGACCGGCAAGGCGTTCTGCCTGAGCCTGCCGCTGGACTACCCCGGCGGCAACGGCCTCAACCCCAACCGCCATCCGCCGGTGCTGCGGCCGACCACGCGCTCGGGGGGCGTGAACTACAACTTCCTGTTCCGGCGCCTGATCGAGGGGGCGACCGATGTGCTGTCGGACGACCTGGCCATCCTGCACCTGCAGTACTCGACCCAGTGGGATTCGTTCGCGCACGCCGGCGGCCTGTTCGACGTGAACGGCGATGGCGTGGCCGAAGCCGTCTACTACAACGGCTTTGCCGCCGGTGAGGCCGTGGTGGGCCCCAGCAGCGCCGCGGATGTCGGCGTGCCGGCCACCAACCCGCAGGCCACGGCCGAGGCCATGCGCGGCGTCAGCACCTGCGGCGCGCGCCAGCTCGGCATCGAGCACATGGCCGCCACCAGCGTGCAGGGGCGCGGCGTGCTCATCAACCTGCGCAAGCACTTTGGCGATGGCCGCACGCTGATCGGGTACGAGCAACTCATGCAGGCCATGCAGGCCGACGGCGTGGTGGTCGAGCCGGGCGACATGGTCTGTCTGTACACGGGGTTCTCGGACGTGGTGCTGGGCATGAACCGCCAGCCCGACAGCGAGGCCCTGCACAACGCCTGCGCGGTGCTGGACGGCCGCGACGAGCGCCTGCTGCAGTGGATCACCGACAGCCAGCTGGCCGTGCTGATCGCCGACAACTACGCCGTGGAAGCCTACCCCGCACGCCAGGCCGCCGTGGCTTGCTGCGCCCAGCTGCCGTTGCACGAGCACTGCCTGTTCAAGCTGGGCGTGCACCTGGGCGAGCTGTGGTACCTGCGCGAGCTGGCCGACTGGCTGGCCGCCAATGGCCGTCACCGCTTCTTGCTGACGGCGCCGCCGCTGCGCCTGCCCGGCGCCGTGGGTTCGCCGGCCACGCCCGTCGCCACCGTTTGA
- a CDS encoding YciI family protein, with protein sequence MPYLIETFDKPGAAAVRQAAREEHLAFLAQEARLLLACGAKLSDDGSAALGGFYIVDLETREAAQDFIDRDPFSRVQLFSDVRITRWRKAYLDGACFL encoded by the coding sequence ATGCCTTACCTGATCGAGACCTTTGACAAGCCCGGCGCTGCAGCCGTGCGCCAGGCCGCCCGCGAGGAGCACCTGGCCTTCCTCGCGCAAGAGGCCCGCCTGCTGCTCGCCTGCGGCGCCAAGCTCAGCGACGACGGCAGCGCCGCGCTGGGTGGCTTCTACATCGTGGACCTGGAGACGCGCGAGGCCGCGCAGGACTTCATAGACCGCGACCCGTTCTCCCGCGTGCAGCTGTTCTCGGACGTGCGCATCACGCGCTGGCGCAAGGCCTACCTGGACGGTGCGTGTTTCCTGTGA
- a CDS encoding SDR family NAD(P)-dependent oxidoreductase: MSEPHTGTRERVLITGGANGIGKATADACRAQGWEAVIIDREGDGIRADLSDPEQTARALREALAGGPITRLVNNVGVVVPALAQDQTLAEFELAVSVNLRCSFQCMQALLPGMQAAGFGRIVNMSSRAALGKELRTAYSMTKAGLIGMTRVWALELGEFGITANAIGPGPIRTELFDRANPPDSPRTQAIIDGVPVKRLGTPDDVASAVRFFLGADSGFVTGQVLYVCGGMTVGVAPV, from the coding sequence ATGAGTGAACCCCACACCGGCACGCGCGAGCGCGTGCTCATCACCGGCGGTGCCAACGGCATCGGCAAGGCCACGGCCGACGCCTGCCGTGCGCAGGGCTGGGAGGCCGTGATCATCGACCGCGAGGGGGACGGCATCCGGGCCGACCTCTCCGACCCCGAACAGACGGCCCGCGCGCTGCGCGAGGCACTGGCCGGCGGCCCCATCACGCGCCTGGTCAACAACGTGGGGGTGGTGGTGCCGGCGCTGGCGCAGGACCAGACCCTGGCGGAGTTCGAGCTGGCCGTGTCGGTCAACCTGCGCTGCAGCTTTCAGTGCATGCAGGCCCTGCTGCCGGGCATGCAGGCGGCCGGCTTTGGCCGCATCGTCAACATGTCGTCGCGCGCGGCCCTGGGCAAGGAGCTGCGCACCGCCTACAGCATGACCAAGGCCGGCCTCATCGGCATGACGCGTGTGTGGGCGCTGGAGCTCGGCGAGTTCGGCATCACGGCCAACGCGATCGGCCCGGGCCCCATCCGCACCGAACTGTTCGACCGCGCCAACCCGCCCGATTCGCCGCGCACGCAGGCCATCATCGATGGCGTACCGGTCAAGCGCCTGGGCACGCCCGACGACGTGGCGAGCGCCGTGCGCTTCTTCCTCGGCGCCGACAGTGGCTTCGTCACCGGCCAGGTGCTGTACGTCTGCGGCGGCATGACCGTGGGCGTGGCGCCGGTCTGA
- a CDS encoding Bug family tripartite tricarboxylate transporter substrate binding protein translates to MQKSVILTSRRAAVATLAVAAATLAAPGLASAADAYPNKSLTIVVPFSAGGTTDILARIVGKSLGDELGQAVIIDNRAGAGGNIGAQVASRAKADGYTLFMGTVGTHAINETLYKKLPFKPLGDFAPLTRVAMVPNILVAHPSQPFKTVKEMIAYAQKNPGRLTYGSPGNGSSPHVSGELFESLTKTELLHVPYKGSAPAMNDLLANQVNIMFDNLPSAMQHVKAGKLVPIAVTSAQRYPELPKVPTIAEAGVPGYEATSWFGLFTNRAVPAPIVAQLNAAIVKVLAKPEVVAQMKEQGAIAHPETPAAFDAFIKAETAKWGKVVRDSGATAD, encoded by the coding sequence ATGCAGAAGTCTGTCATTCTCACGTCGCGTCGCGCGGCGGTCGCCACCCTGGCTGTCGCAGCAGCGACCCTGGCCGCGCCTGGCCTGGCCAGCGCCGCCGACGCATACCCCAACAAATCGCTGACCATCGTGGTGCCGTTCTCGGCCGGCGGCACGACCGACATCCTGGCGCGCATCGTCGGCAAGTCGCTGGGCGACGAGCTGGGCCAGGCCGTCATCATCGACAACCGCGCCGGCGCCGGCGGCAACATCGGTGCGCAGGTGGCCTCGCGCGCCAAGGCCGACGGCTACACGCTGTTCATGGGCACGGTGGGCACGCACGCCATCAACGAAACGCTGTACAAGAAGCTGCCCTTCAAGCCGCTGGGCGATTTCGCGCCGCTGACGCGCGTGGCCATGGTGCCCAACATCCTGGTCGCCCACCCCAGCCAGCCCTTCAAGACGGTCAAGGAGATGATCGCCTACGCGCAGAAGAACCCCGGTCGCCTGACCTATGGCTCGCCCGGCAACGGCAGCTCGCCCCATGTCTCGGGTGAGCTGTTCGAGAGCCTGACCAAGACCGAGCTGCTGCACGTGCCCTACAAGGGCAGCGCGCCGGCCATGAACGACCTGCTGGCCAACCAGGTGAACATCATGTTCGACAACCTGCCGTCGGCCATGCAGCACGTCAAAGCCGGCAAGCTGGTGCCGATCGCCGTGACCTCGGCCCAGCGTTACCCCGAGCTGCCCAAGGTGCCCACCATCGCCGAAGCTGGCGTGCCGGGCTACGAGGCCACGTCGTGGTTCGGCCTGTTCACCAACCGCGCCGTGCCCGCACCCATCGTCGCCCAGCTGAACGCGGCCATCGTGAAGGTGCTGGCCAAGCCCGAGGTGGTGGCGCAGATGAAGGAACAGGGCGCCATCGCCCACCCCGAAACCCCCGCCGCGTTTGACGCCTTCATCAAGGCCGAGACGGCCAAGTGGGGCAAGGTGGTGCGCGATTCGGGCGCCACGGCGGACTGA
- a CDS encoding DUF4260 domain-containing protein: MQVTGAVRWVLRFEGLGLLGLCLLGYARLGQGWGQFALWFLVPDLALIAYLAGPRLGAWAYNLTHALVGPVVVLGIGLALAAPGALAVGLIWAAHIGFDRMLGYGLKYGQGFRFTHLGVIGRDKPSQPG; the protein is encoded by the coding sequence ATGCAGGTGACGGGCGCGGTGCGTTGGGTGTTGCGGTTCGAGGGCTTGGGCCTGTTGGGGCTCTGCCTGCTGGGCTATGCCCGCCTGGGGCAGGGATGGGGCCAGTTCGCCCTGTGGTTCCTGGTGCCCGATCTGGCGCTCATCGCCTACCTGGCGGGGCCGCGCCTGGGGGCGTGGGCCTACAACCTGACGCATGCCCTGGTGGGGCCGGTGGTCGTGCTGGGCATCGGCTTGGCGCTGGCCGCGCCCGGGGCGCTGGCCGTTGGCTTGATCTGGGCGGCTCACATCGGCTTCGACCGCATGCTGGGGTACGGCCTCAAGTATGGGCAGGGATTTCGCTTCACCCACCTGGGTGTCATCGGCCGCGACAAGCCCTCGCAACCGGGTTGA
- a CDS encoding trimeric intracellular cation channel family protein, whose product MKLDAFTLNDLYTWGAQLRLLVEALATLAFALSGVLAGARKRLDVVGVCVVACLAAFGGGTVRDLLLDRRPFFWVAQHELLWLVLIVSVLSMRLLRLRGRHHGLTERAILWPDAVGLGLFTASGVHYALVAQMPLLVAALMGVITGMFGGVLRDMVCNEVPVSLRDHRPYALLSFLGGWIYIACQYLTDWAAWVAIFACVFTTVGLRMLALWRDWRLPDWRA is encoded by the coding sequence ATGAAGCTGGATGCCTTCACCCTGAACGACCTCTACACCTGGGGCGCCCAGCTGCGCCTGCTGGTCGAAGCCCTGGCCACGCTGGCCTTTGCGCTCTCCGGGGTGTTGGCCGGCGCCCGCAAGCGGCTCGATGTGGTCGGCGTGTGCGTGGTGGCTTGCCTGGCTGCCTTTGGCGGCGGCACCGTGCGCGATCTGCTGCTGGACCGACGGCCCTTCTTCTGGGTGGCCCAGCACGAGTTGCTGTGGCTGGTGCTCATCGTGAGCGTGCTGAGCATGCGGCTGCTGCGGCTGCGCGGCCGGCACCATGGCCTCACCGAGCGTGCCATCCTCTGGCCCGACGCCGTGGGTTTGGGCCTGTTCACCGCCAGCGGCGTGCACTACGCGCTGGTGGCCCAGATGCCGCTGCTGGTGGCGGCGCTGATGGGGGTCATCACCGGCATGTTCGGCGGCGTGCTGCGCGACATGGTCTGCAACGAAGTGCCGGTGAGCCTGCGCGACCACCGCCCCTATGCGCTGTTGAGCTTTCTGGGCGGCTGGATCTACATCGCCTGCCAATACCTCACCGATTGGGCGGCCTGGGTCGCCATCTTCGCCTGCGTGTTCACCACCGTCGGCCTGCGCATGCTGGCACTGTGGCGCGACTGGCGACTGCCAGACTGGCGCGCTTGA
- the trmL gene encoding tRNA (uridine(34)/cytosine(34)/5-carboxymethylaminomethyluridine(34)-2'-O)-methyltransferase TrmL gives MFHIVLVEPEIPPNTGNVIRLSANTGSQLHLIEPLGFSMEDRHMRRAGLDYHEYADLRRHASWADFLRTQAPDPTRMFALTTRGTRWVHQVAFQRGDWLVFGSETRGLAPERRESFAPDNRLRLPMCANQRSLNLSNAVAVTTYEAWRQIGFPNAI, from the coding sequence ATGTTCCACATCGTCCTCGTCGAGCCCGAAATCCCGCCCAACACCGGCAACGTCATCCGCCTGTCGGCCAACACCGGCAGCCAGCTGCACCTGATCGAACCCTTGGGCTTTTCCATGGAAGACCGCCACATGCGACGCGCCGGCCTCGACTACCACGAGTACGCCGACCTGCGCCGCCACGCCAGCTGGGCCGATTTCCTGCGCACCCAGGCGCCCGACCCCACACGCATGTTTGCCCTCACCACCCGGGGCACGCGCTGGGTGCATCAGGTGGCGTTCCAGCGGGGCGACTGGCTGGTGTTCGGCTCGGAAACGCGCGGTCTCGCGCCCGAGCGGCGCGAGTCGTTCGCACCCGACAACCGCCTGCGCCTGCCCATGTGCGCCAACCAGCGCAGCCTGAACCTGTCCAACGCCGTCGCCGTCACCACCTACGAAGCCTGGCGCCAGATCGGCTTCCCGAACGCAATCTGA
- a CDS encoding ComF family protein codes for MPLLHPATAFTGARQVLERALHAVPSQCAICERWPTRRLCAACIHQHAQPEPRCIQCALHLADAGRLHPHAHEPGSATPGWRCGECLLHPPPWQRGLAAVSYAPPWTALIAAFKFRGDAGLARPLAQLMRQVPGAAECIAHADVVVPVPLTPQGLLERGYNQTALLARQLAPRKLRHGLLRLQDGAPQHRLNRRERLASMRSAFAPAPHTRLTGLRVLLVDDVLTTGATATAASQCLLDAGAASVNVLVLARTGRHGPAATAAP; via the coding sequence ATGCCGCTGCTGCACCCCGCCACCGCCTTCACCGGAGCCCGCCAAGTCCTGGAACGGGCGCTGCACGCCGTGCCCAGCCAATGCGCGATCTGCGAGCGCTGGCCCACGCGGCGCCTGTGCGCGGCCTGCATCCACCAGCATGCGCAGCCCGAGCCGCGCTGCATCCAGTGCGCCTTGCACTTGGCCGACGCCGGGCGCCTCCACCCCCACGCCCATGAACCGGGTAGCGCGACCCCCGGGTGGCGTTGCGGCGAGTGCCTGCTGCATCCCCCACCCTGGCAGCGTGGCCTGGCAGCCGTCAGCTACGCGCCACCATGGACCGCCCTCATCGCCGCCTTCAAGTTCCGTGGCGATGCCGGGCTGGCCCGCCCCCTGGCGCAGCTCATGCGGCAGGTCCCCGGCGCGGCCGAGTGCATCGCCCACGCCGACGTCGTGGTCCCCGTTCCGCTCACGCCCCAAGGCCTGCTGGAGCGGGGCTACAACCAGACCGCCCTGCTCGCCCGCCAGCTGGCACCGCGCAAGCTGCGCCACGGCCTGTTGCGCCTTCAGGACGGCGCACCACAGCACCGGCTGAACCGCCGCGAGCGCCTGGCCAGCATGCGCAGCGCGTTCGCGCCTGCGCCCCACACCCGGTTGACCGGGTTGCGCGTCCTGCTCGTCGACGACGTGCTGACCACGGGCGCCACCGCCACGGCCGCCAGCCAATGCCTGCTGGATGCGGGCGCGGCCAGCGTGAACGTGCTGGTCCTGGCGCGCACGGGCCGACACGGCCCTGCCGCGACTGCCGCGCCATGA
- the coxB gene encoding cytochrome c oxidase subunit II produces MKSKTVRPTSAWRRACNPLPLLFLGVGAKAWAVEDLPGGPAVNQLNLHPPVTRIAQAQHDLHWMMLIICTLIFIGVFAVMFYSIWKHRKSKGVKPANFHESVKVELAWTIIPFIIVIIMALPATKVLVAQKDTSSADLTVKATGYQWKWGYEYLTGPAEGIQFLSTLDASQRALSSAGTPQGNDYLLKVDKPLVVPVNKKVRVITTANDVIHSFMVPAFGIKQDAIPGFVRDTWFRAEKVGDFYGQCAELCGKEHAYMPIHVKVVSEEDYVAWVDAQKKAMAALADDPKKVWVKDDLIARGQKVYDANCAVCHLANGKGSGAIKPLDGSAIVRGPAAEMMHVVLEGRANGAMPAWKQLSDTDLAAVVTFAKNHWSNATNEVIQPAQFVDARAGKFPEGGAAPAAGAAPAASPAPAASPAPAAAASPADAASAATSPAAAAPSGLPFQVFFATGQRALDAEAVNTVKAAVAYLSEHKDAKVALAGFVDSTGDAAANEELAKRRAEAVRDALTQGGVTADRIELRKPQVITAGQGPDSQARRVDIAAQ; encoded by the coding sequence ATGAAGAGCAAGACTGTTCGGCCAACATCCGCTTGGCGTCGCGCCTGCAATCCTTTGCCGCTGCTGTTTCTGGGGGTTGGGGCCAAGGCCTGGGCGGTGGAGGATCTGCCGGGAGGGCCAGCGGTCAATCAGCTCAACCTTCATCCGCCCGTGACCCGGATCGCGCAGGCCCAGCATGACCTGCACTGGATGATGCTCATCATCTGCACGCTGATCTTCATCGGCGTGTTTGCGGTGATGTTCTATTCCATCTGGAAGCATCGCAAATCCAAGGGGGTCAAGCCCGCCAACTTCCACGAATCGGTGAAGGTGGAACTGGCCTGGACCATCATCCCCTTCATCATCGTCATCATCATGGCGCTGCCGGCCACCAAGGTGCTGGTGGCCCAGAAAGACACGTCGAGCGCCGACCTGACGGTGAAGGCCACGGGCTATCAGTGGAAGTGGGGCTACGAGTACCTGACCGGTCCCGCCGAGGGCATCCAGTTCCTGTCCACGCTCGATGCGTCCCAGCGTGCGCTGTCCAGCGCCGGCACCCCGCAAGGCAACGATTACCTGCTCAAGGTGGACAAGCCCCTGGTCGTGCCGGTGAACAAGAAGGTGCGCGTCATCACCACCGCCAACGACGTGATCCACTCGTTCATGGTGCCGGCCTTCGGCATCAAGCAGGATGCGATCCCGGGCTTTGTGCGCGACACCTGGTTCCGCGCCGAGAAGGTGGGCGATTTCTACGGGCAGTGCGCTGAGCTGTGCGGCAAGGAGCACGCCTACATGCCCATCCACGTGAAGGTGGTCTCGGAAGAGGACTACGTCGCCTGGGTGGATGCCCAGAAGAAGGCCATGGCCGCGCTGGCTGACGATCCCAAGAAGGTTTGGGTCAAGGACGACCTGATTGCCCGTGGCCAGAAGGTGTACGACGCGAACTGCGCCGTGTGCCACCTGGCCAATGGCAAGGGCAGCGGCGCCATCAAGCCACTCGATGGCAGCGCCATCGTGCGCGGACCGGCTGCCGAGATGATGCACGTGGTGCTTGAAGGCCGGGCCAATGGGGCCATGCCGGCCTGGAAACAGCTGAGCGACACCGACCTGGCTGCTGTGGTCACCTTCGCCAAGAACCACTGGAGCAACGCCACCAACGAAGTCATTCAGCCGGCTCAGTTCGTCGACGCCCGGGCGGGCAAGTTCCCCGAAGGGGGCGCAGCCCCGGCAGCCGGTGCAGCCCCTGCCGCCAGCCCAGCGCCAGCGGCCAGCCCAGCGCCTGCGGCGGCAGCCAGCCCTGCTGATGCCGCATCCGCCGCAACCAGCCCCGCCGCGGCAGCGCCGTCCGGCTTGCCCTTCCAGGTCTTTTTTGCCACGGGCCAGCGCGCGCTGGATGCCGAGGCCGTCAACACGGTCAAGGCTGCAGTGGCTTACCTGAGCGAACACAAGGATGCCAAGGTTGCCCTCGCGGGTTTTGTGGATTCGACCGGCGATGCCGCGGCCAACGAGGAACTGGCCAAGCGCCGGGCCGAGGCCGTGCGCGATGCTTTGACGCAAGGGGGTGTGACCGCCGACCGCATCGAACTGCGCAAGCCGCAGGTGATCACGGCGGGCCAAGGCCCGGACAGCCAAGCGCGCCGCGTCGACATCGCTGCGCAGTGA